A genomic stretch from Lathyrus oleraceus cultivar Zhongwan6 chromosome 2, CAAS_Psat_ZW6_1.0, whole genome shotgun sequence includes:
- the LOC127119701 gene encoding transcriptional elongation regulator MINIYO: MEKQNPQKMEPKKVKVLNTSSLPVNQENALRLVGSIVEKGIDDGDSQKKTNNFYSFPKPTVVPFPVARHRSHGPHWHPLNSKGGYDHGNGDSDNDIEDEEDAAFMGFEKVAAFANPIQRRKTKGLDFGKWKQITQDDKSSFGRDLENDVTASSQTTRKKKNAHGDKITDKKISTYSDGSVFESMEMDLKPQLDESDGIFINSATSMELDTSNKVDNHKKVDHAITYNDKKEEEFAAERNQVFPDRMTDHSSTSQKNYFIHDQEPTSLESEIDSENQARIQQMSAEEIAEAKADIMEKISPSLLKVLQKRGKEKLKKSNSFKSEVGTVAESVNQQVQNTQGKRLQTEDGISHTVVVPPSKKQLDDKNVSGKTSTTTGSSSWNAWSERVEAVRELRFSLAGDVVDTEQEPVYDSIRERDYLRTEGDPGAAGYTIKEALSLTRSVVPGQRALALHLLSSVLDKALCYICKERTGNMTKKGNRVDKSVDWEAVWTYALGPQPELALSLRICLDDNHNSVVLACAKAVQSALSCDVNENYFDISEKMATCDKDICTAPVFRSRPDISLGFLQGGYWKYSAKPSNILPFSEDSMDNEGDEKHTIQDDVFVAGQDFTAGLVRMGILPRLRYLLETDPSASLEEYIVSILIAIVRHSPSCANAVLRCERLVQTIVQRFTVGNFEIRSSMIKSVKLLKVLARLDRKICLEFIKNGYFNAMTWNLYQLPLSIDDWLKLGKEKSKLKSALTIEQLRFWMVCIRYGYCVSYFSQIFPALCFWLDVPSFEKLIKNNVLYESTCISREAYLVLESLAGRLPNLFTQQCLTNQHPESTDEAEVWSWSYVAPMVDLGIKWIATRSDPEVSKLFQGQEKGRTDFTLGGDLSATPLLWVYAAVAQMLFRVLERVALGDAISLEKSNGHVPWLPEFVPKIGLELITYWHLGFSVAFGTKCGIDSGDDESFMKELMHLRQTGDIEMSLASTCCLNGMINIITKIDDLIRSAKTGICSSPSEEQSRSKEEKVLKEGIVSRCLVELRPMLDVFMFSASSGWQHMQAIEMFGRGGPAPGVGVGWGARGGGFWSKTVLSAQTDARFLVYLLEIFVNASKEVPETEETTLTMQRVNTALGLCLTAGSRDMVVVEKALDLLFHVSTLKYLDLCIQNFLLKKRGKAFTWQYEEDDYMHFSWILSSHFRSRWLSIRVKSKAVDGSSSSGNRATPKEDARLDTIYEDSDMTSLTSPCCSSLMIEWARQNLPLPVHFYLSPISTIPLTKRAGRQKVGSVHNTHDPANLLEVAKCGLFFVLGIETMSNYQGTDIPSPIHHVTLTWKLHSLSVNFLVGMEIIEQDQGRETFEALQDLYGEVLDKERLNRNKEVISDDKKHIEFLRFKSEIHESYSIFIEDLVEQFSSISYGDLIFGRQVSLYLHRCVETSIRLATWNTLSNARVLELLPSLEKCFSGAEGYLEPAEDNEEILEAYAKSWVSDALDRAAIRGSITYTIAVHHLSSFIFNACPVDKILLRNKLARSLLRDYSGKQQHEGMVMNLIHHNKLSTSDMDEKRWLESRVNILIEACEGNSSLLRQVEKLKDAAEKSSL, from the exons CATTGGCATCCACTGAATAGTAAAGGGGGTTATGATCATGGCAATGGTGATAGTGACAATGATATTGAAGATGAGGAAGATGCAGCTTTTATGGGGTTTGAGAAAGTTGCTGCTTTTGCTAATCCAATACAAAGGAGGAAAACAAAGGGTTTGGATTTTGGAAAGTGGAAACAGATTACTCAAGATGATAAATCTTCTTTCGGGCGGGATTTAGAAAATGATGTCACAGCCTCTAGCCAAACTACAAGGAAAAAGAAGAATGCACATGGTGATAAGATTACAGACAAGAAAATCTCAACTTATTCAGATGGCAGTGTCTTTGAGTCTATGGAAATGGATTTGAAGCCGCAGTTGGATGAATCAGATGGGATTTTTATCAATTCAGCCACTTCCATGGAATTAGATACTTCAAATAAGGTGGATAATCATAAAAAAGTTGATCATGCCATAACTTATAACGACAAGAAAGAAGAAGAATTTGCAGCTGAACGGAACCAAGTTTTTCCCGATAGAATGACTGATCACAGTTCCACATCTCAGAAAAATTACTTCATACATGATCAAGAGCCGACGTCTCTTGAGAGTGAAATTGATTCTGAGAATCAAGCTCGGATCCAGCAAATGTCAGCTGAGGAGATTGCAGAAGCCAAGGCTGACATAATGGAAAAGATAAGTCCCTCGTTATTGAAAGTACTTCAGAAAAGGGGGAAGGAGAAACTTAAGAAATCCAATAGTTTTAAGTCAGAAGTGGGTACTGTTGCTGAATCTGTGAATCAACAAGTTCAGAATACTCAAGGTAAGCGTCTGCAGACAGAGGATGGCATTTCCCATACTGTCGTGGTGCCACCATCCAAAAAACAGCTGGATGATAAGAATGTTAGCGGAAAGACTTCAACCACCACAGGCAGTAGCTCATGGAATGCTTGGAGCGAGAGAGTTGAGGCAGTTAGGGAGTTACGATTTTCATTGGCTGGGGATGTTGTTGATACTGAACAGGAGCCTGTGTACG ATAGTATCCGTGAACGTGACTATTTGAGAACTGAAGGAGATCCTGGTGCAGCTGGTTATACAATTAAAGAAGCACTGTCTCTTACTAGAAGTGTG GTTCCTGGACAAAGAGCCCTTGCACTGCATCTCCTGTCATCCGTTCTTGACAAGGCACTATGCTATATTTGCAAAGAAAGAACTGGAAATATGACAAAAAAGGGGAACAGAGTCGACAAATCAGTTGACTGGGAGGCTGTTTGGACTTATGCACTTGGTCCTCAACCAGAACTTGCATTGTCACTTAG GATATGTCTTGATGATAACCATAATTCTGTTGTTTTGGCCTGTGCAAAGGCTGTTCAATCTGCACTGAGCTGTGATGTTAATGAGAACTACTTTGATATCTCTGAG AAAATGGCAACTTGTGACAAGGATATTTGTACTGCTCCGGTTTTTAGGAGCAGACCAGATATATCTCTTGGATTCCTTCAGGGGGGATACTGGAAGTACAGTGCAAAACCTTCTAATATTCTACCTTTTAGCGAGGATTCTATGGATAATGAGGGCGACGAGAAGCACACAATTCAAGATGATGTATTTGTTGCTGGACAAGATTTTACTGCAGGTCTAGTTCGCATGGGAATCCTTCCTAGACTTCGTTATCTTTTGGAg ACAGATCCTTCGGCATCTTTGGAAGAATATATTGTTTCTATATTGATTGCCATAGTAAGGCATTCACCTTCATGTGCTAATGCAGTGCTGAGGTGCGAAAGACTTGTTCAGACAATTGTGCAAAGATTTACTGTTGGCAATTTTGAAATCCGATCTTCGATGATAAAATCTGTAAAACTCTTGAAG gTCTTAGCTCGGTTGGACAGGAAAATTTGTTTAGAGTTTATAAAGAATGGATACTTCAATGCCATGACTTGGAATTTATATCAACTTCCTTTGTCCATTGACGACTGGCTAAAGTTAGGGAAGGAAAAAAGTAAACTCAAGTCTGCTCTGACTATTGAACAATTGCGTTTCTGGATGGTCTGCATTCGATATGGATATTGCGTGTCTTACTTCTCCCAGATATTCCCTGCCTTGTGTTTTTGGTTGGATGTTCCTTCATTTGAAAAACTTATAAAAAATAATGTTCTGTATGAATCTACTTGCATCTCTAGGGAGGCATATCTTGTTTTGGAGTCTTTGGCCGGAAGACTTCCAAATTTGTTTACACAACAGTGTCTAACAAATCAACATCCAGAGTCCACTGATGAAGCAGAGGTATGGTCTTGGAGCTATGTTGCTCCGATGGTTGACTTAGGCATAAAGTGGATTGCTACAAGAAGTGATCCAGAAGTATCTAAGCTGTTTCAGGGACAGGAAAAAGGGAGAACCGACTTTACTTTAGGAGGAGATCTCTCTGCGACTCCTTTGTTGTGGGTATATGCAGCTGTTGCTCAAATGCTTTTCAGAGTTCTTGAAAGGGTGGCCTTGGGGGATGCTATTAGCCTAGAAAAATCTAATGGCCATGTGCCATGGCTTCCAGAATTTGTCCCAAAGATTGGACTTGAATTGATCACATATTGGCATTTGGGCTTTTCAGTTGCCTTTGGGACAAAATGTGGAATAGATTCCGGTGATGATGAATCTTTTATGAAGGAACTAATGCATTTGAGGCAGACAGGTGATATTGAAATGTCTTTGGCTTCCACCTGTTGTCTAAACGGAATGATCAATATTATTACTAAAATTGATGATCTGATACGGTCTGCCAAGACAGGCATTTGTAGTTCCCCAAGCGAAGAACAAAGTCgatcaaaagaagaaaaagtgCTTAAGGAAGGCATAGTTAGTAGGTGTTTGGTTGAATTAAGGCCAATGCTTGATGTTTTCATGTTTTCTGCTTCTTCAGGGTGGCAGCACATGCAGGCCATTGAAATGTTTGGCAGAGGAGGACCCGCTCCAGGTGTCGGTGTTGGCTGGGGTGCCCGTGGTGGAGGATTTTGGTCCAAAACAGTTTTATCGGCTCAAACAGATGCAAGATTTCTTGTCTATTTGCTGGAAATTTTTGTAAATGCATCTAAAGAGGTTCCTGAAACTGAAGAAACGACATTGACCATGCAACGGGTTAACACTGCCTTGGGATTATGTTTAACTGCAGGATCTAGGGATATGGTTGTTGTAGAGAAGGCACTGGATCTATTGTTCCATGTCTCAACTTTGAAGTACCTCGATCTTTGTATACAGAATTTTCTCCTTAAAAAGAGGGGTAAAGCCTTTACATGGCAATATGAAGAAGACGACTACATGCACTTCAGTTGGATTTTATCATCTCATTTCAGGAGCAGATGGTTGTCTATAAGGGTGAAGTCAAAAGCCGTTGATGGCAGTAGTTCTTCTGGCAATAGGGCCACTCCAAAAGAGGATGCGCGTTTGGATACGATATATGAGGACTCAGACATGACATCTTTGACTAGTCCATGCTGTAGCTCTCTAATGATAGAATGGGCTCGACAGAACCTACCACTTCCGGTCCACTTTTACCTTAGTCCAATCTCAACAATTCCCCTTACCAAGCGAGCTGGTCGTCAAAAAGTTGGTAGTGTACACAACACACATGATCCCGCTAATTTACTTGAAGTTGCCAAATGTGGACTTTTCTTTGTTTTAGGTATTGAAACTATGTCTAATTATCAAGGAACTGACATTCCTTCTCCCATTCATCACGTAACACTGACATGGAAGTTACATTCACTATCTGTCAATTTCCTTGTCGGTATGGAAATAATTGAGCAAGATCAGGGCAGGGAAACTTTTGAAGCTTTACAGGATCTTTATGGTGAGGTTCTTGATAAGGAAAGGCTTAACCGAAATAAAGAAGTAATTTCGGATGATAAAAAGCATATTGAGTTCCTCAGATTCAAATCCGAGATTCACGAGAGTTACTCGATATTTATCGAAGACCTTGTAGAGCAGTTTTCTTCCATATCTTATGGTGATCTGATTTTTGGACGGCAAGTTTCACTATATTTACACCGCTGTGTTGAAACATCTATTCGACTTGCCACCTGGAATACACTATCTAATGCCCGTGTTCTTGAACTTTTGCCATCTTTAGAGAAATGCTTTTCTGGTGCTGAAGGATACCTTGAACCTGCAGAG GACAATGAAGAGATTTTGGAGGCTTATGCCAAGTCATGGGTTTCTGATGCTCTTGACAGGGCTGCGATTCGAGGATCAATCACATATACTATTGCTGTCCATCACCTTTCCTCATTCATATTTAATGCCTGCCCTGTGGATAAGATATTGCTGCGCAACAAGCTTGCTAGGTCTCTCTTGAGGGATTATTCTGGGAAACAGCAACATGAG GGAATGGTAATGAACCTCATTCATCATAACAAGCTATCAACATCTGACATGGATGAAAAGAGGTGGTTGGAGTCCAGGGTGAATATATTGATTGAGGCATGTGAGGGAAATTCCTCTCTTCTGAGGCAAGTAGAGAAGTTGAAGGATGCTGCAGAGAAAAGTTCCTTGTGA